One segment of Leptodactylus fuscus isolate aLepFus1 chromosome 7, aLepFus1.hap2, whole genome shotgun sequence DNA contains the following:
- the LOC142212607 gene encoding C-signal-like, producing the protein MAEFKVQSVLITGSNRGIGLEFVQQFLKSPNPPEKIFATCRDPESPQSQELKNLSAKNPNVIVIQLDTTDPASVNSSVKEVEKHLNGQKLDLLINNAGVLTHNSLESETSEDMLRVYNINVVGPMLVTQAFYPLLKRAEGPGKAAIVDISALLGSLEDLPKLFDHFPVISYRCSKAALNMLSRCHAEGYKKDGIISIAIHPGWVKTDMGGDQAPLTKEDSVRSMMNIISTLEEKHSGTFVDWKGNIIPW; encoded by the exons ATGGCTGAGTTTAAGGTGCAGTCTGTCCTGATAACCGGCTCCAACAGGGGAATAGGCTTAGAATTTGTACAACAGTTTCTGAAGAGTCCAAATCCTCCAGAAAAGATATTTGCTACCTGCAGGGATCCAGAATCTCCTCAAAGTCAG GAATTAAAGAATTTGTCCGCCAAGAACCCAAATGTCATAGTGATTCAGCTAG ACACCACCGACCCTGCAAGTGTTAACTCCTCGGTAAAAGAAGTAGAAAAACATTTGAATGGACAGAAGCTGGATCTGCTGATCAACAATGCCGGAGTACTAACACACAATAGCCTGGAGTCAGAGACCTCTGAGGACATGTTACGTGTCTACAACATAAATGTGGTGGGCCCTATGCTAGTCACTCAG GCTTTTTATCCCCTCCTGAAAAGAGCAGAAGGCCCAGGAAAGGCAGCGATTGTTGATATCTCAGCACTGCTTGGATCACTTGAAGATCTCCCAAAActctttgatcattttccagttatTTCTTATCGTTGCAGTAAG GCTGCCCTTAACATGCTGTCAAGATGCCATGCAGAGGGATACAAGAAGGATGGCATCATATCTATAGCTATTCATCCTGGTTGGGTTAAAACGGACATGGGAGGCGACCAG GCTCCTCTTACAAAAGAAGACAGTGTCAGGAGCATGATGAACATTATTTCAACCCTCGAAGAAAAACACAGCGGTACTTTTGTGGACTGGAAAGGAAACATTATTCCTTGGTAA